The Candidatus Glassbacteria bacterium genome has a window encoding:
- a CDS encoding DUF2971 domain-containing protein: MIVLYKFIRPERLDILENCLIRFTQAGYFNDPFENLPFIDAMLEREEIESFLEKNVWSRFDEDAYKKEFSRMKKENPLISNLPKEVINLLQEIPADQAIAQAKELAEPLFENFLGLNTDAMKIQVQQSLRESFDTRFGVLCLSENYDNHLMWSHYTDCHKGYVIGFDSSNKFFDKRRNESDQINKIKKVNYTNERPEYAGFSFSKNEQQQIEHMAAIFFLTKAKIWEYEQEWRFIRELECADKYIEVNGEKICLYKFPAGAICTVILGCKRTEAFKVKVEYILSHKQYSHVNLFQVGIDLRQYSLNYEQLK, from the coding sequence ATGATAGTACTCTACAAATTCATAAGACCTGAACGCTTGGATATCCTCGAAAATTGTTTGATCCGATTCACTCAAGCGGGATATTTTAATGATCCATTTGAGAATTTACCGTTTATAGACGCAATGCTAGAGCGTGAAGAAATCGAAAGCTTTTTAGAAAAAAATGTTTGGAGCAGATTTGACGAAGACGCATATAAAAAGGAATTTTCACGAATGAAGAAGGAAAATCCCTTAATTTCAAATTTGCCCAAAGAGGTAATTAACTTATTGCAGGAGATACCAGCGGATCAGGCAATTGCTCAAGCAAAAGAGTTGGCAGAACCATTATTTGAAAATTTTTTGGGGCTTAACACGGATGCAATGAAAATACAAGTCCAGCAATCTTTAAGGGAATCTTTTGATACAAGATTTGGTGTGCTGTGTTTGAGTGAAAATTATGACAATCACCTTATGTGGTCGCACTATACTGATTGTCATAAGGGCTACGTGATAGGATTCGATTCTTCAAATAAATTCTTCGACAAAAGAAGAAATGAAAGTGATCAAATAAACAAAATAAAGAAGGTAAACTATACTAACGAAAGGCCGGAGTATGCAGGCTTCTCTTTCTCAAAGAATGAACAACAACAAATAGAGCATATGGCTGCGATCTTTTTTCTAACCAAGGCAAAAATTTGGGAATACGAACAAGAATGGCGTTTTATCAGAGAACTAGAATGTGCAGACAAGTACATTGAAGTGAATGGTGAGAAGATTTGTCTTTATAAATTCCCTGCTGGCGCAATATGTACAGTAATACTTGGCTGCAAAAGAACAGAAGCATTTAAGGTAAAAGTAGAATATATTTTAAGTCACAAGCAATATTCTCACGTAAATCTTTTCCAAGTCGGCATTGATTTACGGCAATATAGTTTGAACTATGAGCAGTTAAAATGA
- a CDS encoding threonine synthase has protein sequence MGNVIGLKCKESDCARKYPVEPRHICEYCFGKLEVEYDYESIRSSISRQTIEQRSPDMWRYREFLPLKGKPQVGKEVGFTPLTRARNLERVLGHGEVFIKNDAVNYPTLSFKDRVVSVALSKAREFGFDTVACATTGNLGNSLAAQSRQVNLKCFIFMPAELEQGKIIGTAVYGVNVIGIAGNYDNVNRLCTEIADRYGWAFVNINIRPYYAEGSKTFAFEILEQLGWKAPKHIVVPMAGGSLITKVEKALNEFIEAGLVENNETKIHGAQAAGCNPISAAVQSGAEMFTPVRPQTIAHSIAIGNPADGFYAMETIRRTGGWAEDATDKEIVGAIKLLAETEGIFTETAGGVTLAVTKKLIDQGKIPSDESVVISITGNGLKTQEALAGSLKERPVIEAKLEDIEALLSVPA, from the coding sequence TTGGGGAACGTCATTGGATTAAAGTGCAAAGAGAGCGATTGCGCCAGAAAATACCCCGTTGAGCCGCGGCATATCTGCGAGTATTGTTTCGGCAAGTTGGAAGTGGAATACGACTACGAATCAATTCGCAGCTCTATCAGCCGACAGACCATCGAACAGCGTTCTCCCGACATGTGGCGCTACAGAGAGTTCCTCCCCTTGAAGGGTAAGCCTCAGGTAGGAAAGGAGGTCGGATTCACTCCGTTGACCAGGGCCAGGAACCTCGAGCGTGTTCTGGGGCACGGAGAAGTTTTTATCAAGAACGATGCGGTAAATTATCCTACGCTTTCGTTCAAAGACCGGGTTGTCTCGGTGGCCCTTTCCAAAGCCAGGGAATTCGGCTTCGACACAGTGGCCTGCGCCACGACCGGGAACCTGGGAAACAGCCTTGCCGCCCAATCGAGGCAGGTGAACCTGAAGTGTTTCATTTTTATGCCTGCCGAGCTGGAACAGGGGAAGATCATCGGCACGGCAGTTTATGGAGTAAATGTGATAGGGATCGCAGGCAATTATGATAATGTCAACCGCCTCTGCACTGAGATAGCCGACCGCTACGGCTGGGCATTCGTCAATATCAATATCCGTCCCTATTATGCCGAAGGCTCTAAGACCTTTGCTTTTGAGATCCTGGAACAGCTGGGCTGGAAAGCTCCAAAGCATATTGTCGTTCCCATGGCCGGAGGTTCTCTGATCACCAAGGTGGAAAAAGCGCTGAATGAATTTATTGAAGCGGGGCTGGTGGAAAACAATGAAACCAAGATTCACGGGGCCCAGGCCGCAGGATGCAACCCGATTTCGGCAGCTGTCCAATCCGGTGCTGAGATGTTTACACCTGTCAGGCCCCAGACTATCGCCCATTCAATTGCCATCGGGAACCCGGCGGACGGTTTTTACGCGATGGAGACCATTCGCCGCACTGGCGGCTGGGCGGAAGACGCCACAGATAAAGAAATAGTCGGAGCGATCAAGCTGCTGGCTGAAACCGAGGGTATTTTTACCGAAACCGCCGGAGGTGTAACCCTGGCAGTTACGAAAAAGCTCATCGACCAGGGAAAAATCCCCAGTGATGAGTCGGTTGTGATCAGTATTACAGGCAACGGTCTTAAGACGCAGGAAGCGCTGGCCGGGAGTCTGAAGGAGCGCCCGGTAATTGAGGCGAAGCTGGAAGACATCGAGGCCCTGCTATCGGTCCCGGCATAA
- a CDS encoding phosphoadenylyl-sulfate reductase produces the protein MNMSGSLQKEDIKSLVEGLNFAQKVDRSMELIHEAYDKFGEKLVVANSLGKDSMAVWHLARRVSPDIRGFIVTTRHKPRETVEFMQEIVSLYPAIRVFKSDDPIPDDLYKTNPNRCCDILKVKPTRQAIEEMHVECWVTGLRCTEGQTRTDFQENEERDQGLVKLNPILIWYEREIWQYLALHQVPVNPLYAKGYRSLGCEPCTAISSGPDERAGRWVGTSKAGGECGMHTRPLKVDYEI, from the coding sequence ATGAATATGTCGGGCAGTCTGCAAAAAGAGGATATAAAAAGCCTTGTGGAAGGACTCAACTTCGCCCAGAAAGTTGATCGATCAATGGAGTTGATTCATGAGGCTTACGATAAGTTTGGAGAAAAGCTGGTCGTGGCTAACAGCCTTGGCAAAGATTCCATGGCTGTCTGGCATCTGGCCAGACGGGTCAGCCCGGATATCAGAGGCTTTATTGTTACAACCCGGCACAAGCCCAGGGAAACGGTAGAGTTTATGCAGGAGATAGTCTCATTATATCCCGCGATCAGGGTATTCAAAAGCGATGATCCAATTCCCGATGACCTCTACAAGACAAACCCAAACCGTTGCTGTGATATCCTCAAGGTGAAACCGACCCGCCAGGCTATCGAAGAGATGCATGTGGAGTGCTGGGTTACCGGGCTGCGCTGCACCGAGGGGCAGACAAGGACCGATTTCCAGGAAAACGAGGAGCGTGATCAAGGGTTGGTTAAGCTTAACCCGATCTTGATTTGGTACGAACGCGAGATCTGGCAGTATCTGGCCCTCCATCAGGTTCCGGTGAATCCGCTGTATGCCAAGGGTTATCGTTCCCTGGGCTGCGAACCGTGCACTGCTATTTCCAGCGGTCCGGACGAACGTGCCGGCAGGTGGGTAGGTACGAGCAAAGCGGGTGGAGAATGCGGGATGCATACGCGGCCGTTGAAGGTCGATTATGAAATCTGA
- a CDS encoding DUF2061 domain-containing protein: protein MSIESHHRSVAKALSWRILAIAITAGVAWIITGNIQFAATIGVVDSLVKLGIYYLHERVWNKLSFGRQEPPEHSI, encoded by the coding sequence ATGAGTATTGAATCCCATCACAGAAGTGTTGCAAAAGCTTTAAGTTGGCGGATTCTGGCAATAGCGATAACAGCAGGTGTTGCCTGGATAATTACTGGAAATATACAGTTCGCGGCCACCATAGGGGTGGTGGACAGTCTGGTCAAGCTTGGAATTTATTACCTTCATGAAAGGGTTTGGAACAAGCTGAGTTTTGGTCGGCAGGAACCACCGGAACACAGCATTTAA
- a CDS encoding Rrf2 family transcriptional regulator, which translates to MIISKKCQYALRAVFELAKYYGQHPLKIAHVAQKQAIPARFLEVILCELKKTGFVQSQRGNEGGYLLSVSPAKLTVGEVIRFFLGPVGPVDCLIEDSQEGCPLYGDCAFIPMWEKVQTAVNEIYDNTTFQELVDQEKWRTTTYDHSYVI; encoded by the coding sequence ATGATTATCTCAAAAAAGTGCCAATATGCGCTTCGCGCAGTTTTTGAGCTTGCCAAGTATTATGGCCAGCATCCTTTAAAGATTGCCCATGTCGCCCAGAAACAGGCCATCCCGGCGAGATTTCTGGAGGTAATTCTCTGCGAACTCAAGAAAACCGGTTTTGTCCAGTCTCAAAGGGGCAATGAAGGAGGATATCTTTTATCCGTATCGCCGGCAAAACTGACAGTGGGTGAGGTGATCCGCTTCTTCCTTGGGCCAGTCGGCCCGGTAGACTGCTTGATCGAAGACTCCCAGGAAGGCTGCCCTCTATACGGGGACTGTGCATTCATACCTATGTGGGAAAAAGTCCAGACAGCCGTTAACGAAATCTACGACAACACTACTTTCCAGGAGCTCGTAGATCAGGAGAAGTGGAGAACAACAACATACGATCATTCTTATGTAATCTAA
- a CDS encoding T9SS type A sorting domain-containing protein, with translation MARKLLVCCTALALLICPEVFAGDLFTNYSVPDGLVSNRIRSLAIDQAGNLWFGGKNNGAGRFDGSTLIEFTAANSGLSGAAIRDITLDSNGNVWFATSAGVSRFDGMDWVTYTSIDGLAGNNSFQIVEDAQGNMWIATQRGVSKYDGANWITYGEADGLGSQYVTSIFIDAEGNFWFGTKTAGVTRWDGFEWVIYDAENELGPTEVRAIAQDLQGNMWFGTRAKGVFKFDGISWTAYTTEDGLASNDVWGITVDQSGNMWFATYGGGLSMFDGSNWFSFSAEDGLADNSTNVIMLDDQGRLWIGSNDGLSMLSLKDALNEIFGKGELDAVAGRSNLPKFHSLSPSAPNPFNPSTEISYTVPEGGAVPVALKVFDSRGRLVRTLVKGIIEPGQYSVTWDGTDNSGRILSSGVYFYRMEASGFVMTRKMVLLK, from the coding sequence ATGGCCAGGAAACTATTAGTTTGTTGTACGGCCCTGGCTTTGCTGATTTGCCCCGAGGTATTTGCGGGGGACCTGTTCACGAATTATTCCGTTCCGGACGGGTTGGTCAGCAACAGAATCAGAAGTCTTGCCATCGATCAGGCTGGGAACCTGTGGTTCGGTGGTAAAAACAATGGGGCCGGCAGATTTGACGGTTCGACGCTGATCGAGTTCACTGCCGCTAACAGCGGCCTGAGCGGAGCTGCCATAAGAGATATTACGCTCGACTCCAATGGCAACGTCTGGTTTGCCACCTCGGCCGGAGTGAGTAGATTCGATGGAATGGACTGGGTTACCTATACCAGTATCGACGGCCTTGCCGGTAACAATTCCTTTCAGATTGTCGAAGACGCTCAGGGAAATATGTGGATTGCTACGCAAAGAGGTGTGAGTAAATATGATGGAGCTAACTGGATTACTTATGGTGAGGCGGATGGGTTGGGTAGCCAGTATGTCACCAGTATCTTCATAGATGCGGAGGGTAATTTCTGGTTCGGAACCAAAACTGCCGGCGTTACCAGGTGGGACGGTTTCGAATGGGTGATCTACGATGCAGAGAATGAACTCGGGCCAACCGAGGTGCGGGCTATCGCCCAGGACCTGCAGGGAAATATGTGGTTCGGGACTAGAGCAAAAGGAGTTTTCAAGTTCGACGGCATTTCATGGACAGCTTATACTACGGAAGACGGTTTGGCGAGCAACGATGTCTGGGGCATTACCGTCGACCAGTCGGGCAATATGTGGTTCGCCACTTATGGTGGTGGATTGAGTATGTTCGACGGTTCAAACTGGTTTTCGTTTTCCGCTGAGGATGGCTTGGCGGATAATTCGACCAACGTCATTATGCTGGATGATCAAGGCAGGCTGTGGATTGGAAGCAATGATGGGTTGAGTATGCTTTCTCTCAAGGATGCTCTGAATGAGATTTTCGGAAAGGGTGAATTGGACGCCGTAGCTGGCCGGAGCAATCTGCCCAAATTCCATTCCCTGAGTCCAAGCGCACCAAATCCGTTTAATCCAAGCACAGAGATCAGTTACACCGTGCCCGAAGGCGGGGCCGTACCGGTAGCGCTGAAAGTATTCGACAGCAGAGGGAGGCTGGTCCGTACACTTGTCAAGGGAATCATTGAACCCGGTCAATACAGTGTCACCTGGGATGGTACTGATAACTCCGGCCGCATTCTCTCCAGCGGAGTCTATTTCTACAGGATGGAAGCGTCCGGTTTCGTCATGACGAGAAAGATGGTCTTACTGAAATAA
- a CDS encoding Gfo/Idh/MocA family oxidoreductase, with amino-acid sequence MSNKIGVGFIGAGFITNFHIQSWQGVRDADITGIVSLAHAEATADNCRKYKVGDPKVFNSVTEMVADPGVDAIWICAPNYVRIQLMEEIVAALTSGKGTLIGIACEKPLARNVAEARRMLELVKEAGVLHGYLENQIFAPSITRGREIIWRRGAALSGAPYLTRCAEEHSGPHEPWFWKGDQQGGGVLNDMLCHSIEVARLLLTDPDKKRSSLVPKTVSAEIGCLKWSRPEYADLLKQNSNGQIDYYNHPAEDYARSTVTFEDDTGRNCVAEVSTSWSFVGAGLRLTYEVMGPEYSMQSNSLNTELNVFLSRKVTGSEGEDLVEKQNAEQGMMPVVSDEPVIYGYTEQNRHMARCFAEGVQPEESFEDGLLVMQLLMSSYMAAEQNRKLSFPPKGLDEFVPKVALGTWKAKDLIEGLEPE; translated from the coding sequence GTGAGTAATAAGATCGGAGTTGGGTTTATCGGCGCCGGGTTTATCACCAACTTCCATATCCAGTCGTGGCAGGGCGTGCGTGACGCCGATATCACCGGGATAGTCAGCCTCGCCCACGCCGAGGCGACCGCAGATAACTGCCGCAAATACAAGGTGGGCGACCCAAAGGTGTTCAACAGCGTGACCGAGATGGTGGCCGACCCAGGTGTGGACGCGATCTGGATCTGCGCTCCCAACTACGTACGCATCCAGTTGATGGAGGAGATTGTCGCCGCGCTGACAAGCGGCAAGGGTACCCTGATCGGTATCGCCTGCGAAAAACCGCTGGCCCGTAACGTGGCCGAGGCTCGCAGGATGCTTGAACTGGTCAAGGAAGCCGGTGTCCTGCACGGCTATCTGGAAAACCAGATATTCGCCCCCTCTATCACCCGCGGGCGGGAGATAATCTGGCGTCGCGGGGCTGCTTTGTCGGGAGCACCATACCTTACCCGCTGCGCCGAGGAGCATTCCGGTCCCCACGAACCGTGGTTCTGGAAAGGCGACCAGCAGGGCGGCGGCGTGCTCAACGACATGCTCTGCCACAGTATCGAGGTGGCCCGGCTGCTGCTGACCGATCCGGACAAGAAACGCAGCTCGCTGGTGCCAAAAACGGTCTCCGCCGAGATCGGCTGCCTCAAATGGAGCCGCCCTGAATACGCCGACTTGCTTAAACAGAACAGTAACGGCCAAATCGACTATTACAACCACCCGGCAGAGGACTACGCGCGCTCGACTGTCACGTTCGAGGACGATACCGGGCGAAACTGCGTGGCCGAGGTCAGCACGAGCTGGAGCTTTGTCGGCGCCGGCCTGCGGCTGACATACGAGGTGATGGGCCCCGAGTACAGCATGCAGAGCAACAGCCTGAACACCGAGCTGAACGTGTTCCTCAGCCGCAAGGTTACCGGCAGCGAGGGCGAAGACCTAGTCGAGAAGCAGAACGCCGAACAGGGAATGATGCCGGTGGTGTCGGACGAGCCGGTGATCTACGGCTACACCGAGCAGAACCGCCACATGGCCCGCTGTTTCGCCGAGGGTGTCCAGCCGGAGGAGAGTTTCGAAGACGGGCTGCTGGTGATGCAGCTGCTGATGAGCTCCTACATGGCGGCCGAGCAGAACAGGAAGCTTTCGTTTCCACCCAAGGGGCTGGATGAGTTCGTGCCGAAAGTGGCGCTGGGTACCTGGAAAGCAAAAGACCTGATAGAGGGTCTGGAGCCAGAATAA
- a CDS encoding energy transducer TonB, whose product MPGRLADSAMPKHRIKYERFILPALALSATCHLLAALVPAGAVEFLFRRESQYSRPVRFEVVQLPEEPLKVLYTREDKRHRRLTMQVVGLPPLPRPRLSVNWQVAVIAPELGSTEPPSDNLSVAEPPPEPSAAPPDSIAGIDAYLSSVLSRIERSRRYPETARRMGQQGAVEVTFAIGRDGDLRHPARLVGPSPFGSLNRAACSSIQRSTPFPPLPSCIAADTLDLIVRIVFRLN is encoded by the coding sequence ATGCCTGGAAGGTTAGCGGATTCTGCTATGCCGAAGCACCGGATAAAATACGAGCGGTTCATCCTCCCGGCCCTGGCGCTCAGCGCCACCTGCCATCTGCTGGCGGCGCTGGTGCCTGCCGGGGCTGTCGAATTCCTGTTCAGGCGGGAAAGTCAGTATTCTCGTCCAGTACGGTTCGAGGTGGTCCAGTTGCCGGAGGAACCGCTCAAGGTGCTCTATACCCGCGAAGACAAACGACACCGGCGGCTGACCATGCAGGTTGTGGGTTTGCCTCCCCTGCCCCGTCCCCGCCTGTCTGTCAACTGGCAAGTAGCTGTGATCGCCCCGGAACTCGGCTCAACTGAACCGCCGTCGGATAACCTGTCAGTTGCCGAGCCTCCACCCGAACCCTCTGCCGCCCCCCCTGATTCGATCGCCGGGATAGACGCCTATCTTTCCAGCGTGCTGTCACGTATCGAGCGGTCGCGCCGCTACCCGGAGACCGCCCGCAGAATGGGCCAGCAGGGCGCGGTGGAAGTCACTTTTGCGATCGGCCGCGACGGGGACCTTCGCCACCCGGCCCGTCTGGTGGGACCATCGCCATTCGGTTCGCTGAACCGGGCGGCATGCAGCAGCATCCAGCGCAGCACGCCGTTCCCTCCGCTTCCCTCCTGTATCGCAGCCGATACGCTTGATCTCATTGTCAGGATCGTCTTCCGCCTGAACTAG
- a CDS encoding SLC13 family permease, giving the protein MPNWEISFTVFVLGTIFWGLLRKYPPDLLLIGGVVLCGVAGIVSPHEAFSGFANTGMLTVAALYVVVAGLTETGALEIIGRQFLGKVKSELSLIKRMTFFVPSVSAFLNNTPVVAMFIPIIYNWCKAHRVSPSRLLIPLSYLSILGGTCTLIGTSTNLVVNGLMVEQWELNRQLFSSLHPIGMFELSVVGIPYAVIGTIYLLVWGRRALPSHVDLTEKIADARREYLVNMKVSVGCRLAGRMVEEAGLRHLPGLFLIEIVRNGQVIAPVRPDEIIREQDILTFTGVASTIVDLDKIAGLEPVGETPYTDMIIKQKAGMMCEAVISNTSPLIGKTVRAGDFRAKYNAAIMAINRGDQHLRGKVGDIVLRAGDTLLIQAGPHFIRANRNNPDFYLVGGIEDSRPVRHDKAILSISLLGLLVLLMTTRVMPIVYSAFLVGGLMVATRCVSFSVARQKIDWSILVTIAAALGMGKALVNSGLVESVTGLLVNNIGGLSNMVLLALIFLLSSVFTEIITNNASAALMFPFAVSLAVQLGVDPRSFVMAVVFGASASFATPLGYQTNLMVYGPGGYRLSDFLKAGIPLNLILMLTATLLIPRFWPF; this is encoded by the coding sequence ATGCCGAACTGGGAAATCTCCTTTACCGTATTCGTGCTCGGAACAATATTCTGGGGTCTGCTGCGCAAATACCCGCCCGACCTTCTGCTGATCGGTGGCGTTGTGCTGTGCGGGGTGGCGGGGATTGTCAGCCCGCACGAGGCGTTCTCCGGTTTCGCCAATACCGGTATGCTGACCGTGGCGGCTTTGTACGTCGTCGTGGCCGGACTGACCGAAACCGGTGCGCTGGAGATAATCGGCAGGCAGTTTCTGGGCAAGGTCAAATCCGAGCTGAGCCTGATCAAGAGAATGACCTTTTTCGTTCCATCTGTTTCAGCCTTCCTGAACAACACGCCGGTCGTGGCGATGTTTATCCCGATAATCTACAACTGGTGCAAGGCCCACCGGGTTTCGCCCTCGCGGCTGCTGATTCCCCTGAGCTACTTGTCGATTCTGGGCGGCACCTGCACACTGATCGGCACCAGCACCAACCTGGTGGTCAACGGATTGATGGTCGAGCAGTGGGAGCTGAACCGGCAGCTGTTTTCATCCCTGCACCCGATCGGGATGTTCGAATTGAGCGTGGTCGGGATCCCGTATGCGGTGATCGGGACCATCTATCTGCTGGTCTGGGGCAGGCGGGCGCTGCCCAGTCATGTCGACCTGACGGAGAAAATCGCCGACGCCCGCCGGGAGTACCTGGTCAACATGAAAGTGTCCGTAGGCTGCCGGCTGGCCGGGCGGATGGTGGAGGAAGCGGGCCTGCGTCACCTGCCCGGGCTGTTCCTGATCGAGATCGTCCGCAACGGCCAGGTAATCGCCCCCGTGCGTCCCGACGAGATTATCCGCGAACAGGATATCCTGACCTTTACCGGGGTGGCGTCGACCATCGTCGATCTCGATAAAATCGCCGGGCTGGAACCGGTGGGCGAGACCCCGTACACGGATATGATTATCAAACAGAAAGCCGGGATGATGTGCGAGGCGGTGATCTCAAACACTTCGCCGCTGATAGGTAAAACCGTGCGCGCCGGCGATTTCCGCGCCAAGTACAACGCGGCGATCATGGCGATCAACCGCGGCGACCAGCACCTGCGCGGAAAAGTGGGCGATATTGTCCTGCGCGCAGGGGATACCCTGCTGATCCAGGCCGGACCGCATTTCATCCGCGCCAACCGCAACAACCCTGATTTTTACCTGGTCGGCGGGATCGAGGACTCCCGCCCGGTCCGTCACGACAAGGCCATCCTGTCGATCTCCCTGCTGGGACTGCTCGTACTGCTGATGACTACCAGGGTGATGCCGATCGTCTACTCGGCGTTCCTGGTGGGGGGGCTGATGGTGGCTACGCGGTGTGTGTCATTTTCCGTGGCGCGCCAGAAAATCGACTGGTCCATCCTGGTGACAATCGCCGCTGCGTTGGGGATGGGCAAGGCCCTGGTCAATTCCGGGCTGGTGGAGAGCGTGACCGGGCTGCTGGTGAACAATATCGGTGGATTGAGCAACATGGTGCTGCTGGCGCTGATTTTCCTGCTGAGCTCGGTGTTCACCGAGATAATCACCAACAACGCGTCCGCCGCACTGATGTTTCCGTTCGCGGTCAGCCTGGCCGTCCAACTCGGCGTGGACCCGCGCTCGTTCGTGATGGCGGTAGTATTCGGCGCCTCGGCCAGTTTCGCCACACCCCTGGGCTACCAGACCAACCTGATGGTTTACGGGCCCGGCGGCTACCGTCTGAGCGATTTCCTGAAAGCCGGCATTCCGCTGAACCTGATCCTGATGCTCACCGCCACCCTGCTGATTCCGAGGTTCTGGCCGTTCTGA
- a CDS encoding TonB-dependent receptor, with the protein MRTIHRFFPILLYLSLLASVPLTAQTDTGTVVVTATKHEIDLRRVSTTATVVTAEQIKRRGYRNVVDVLRNELSFDIAQSGGPGGLSYPQIRGLTGKYIVVLIDGVRVNDPADANGGAGTIFSHLTTGDIARIEVIRGAMSPLYGSNAATGVINIITRKGSGDGQLELAYEGGSLASHRVDFGYSVAQAGWAIRADQNITDTEGVIEGEKYRNLTTSVKFGYASGSLFEWETLLRYTHMEQNFAEFNENFGGSPWTIQLPDPNQKNDFDYTTIGTRIGHSIFDNWRQELNFGFGRRNRQTVDPDDGLLGRMTAPYDGFTLDYMNFYDTGQSVPVYDLPFGPADYSFTGTNVDIDYRHTVTYESEKANSILTTGFEYLYRDYEQNGTQGELTRNVGNVAGYIHNQLLLAEDALSVNTGLRVDEHQESGGSTTGSAGFAYDWRRIGLVLRANIGSAYRAPSIYELYTASPYVVGNPGLNPEESTSWEFGFEKYSWEGKFKLTAATWHTEITDAIIFETDPSTYITTYVNADEARSDGVEVSITTALRPDWLVGLNYTYTDSRKYVKADDSWSRMIQVPYNKFNLNLTWLYRDCSLSVDCYWVDDTRLRWNNIDRLDSYFKLDLTARAPLGEHLEFSFRVRNMLDEDYWESYGMLEPGVAVFGGLSLKY; encoded by the coding sequence TTGCGTACTATCCACCGCTTTTTCCCCATCCTGCTGTATCTATCCCTGCTGGCTTCTGTCCCGCTTACCGCCCAGACCGACACCGGAACCGTGGTTGTCACCGCCACCAAGCACGAAATCGATCTTCGCAGGGTGAGCACGACCGCAACCGTGGTTACCGCCGAGCAGATCAAACGGCGGGGCTACCGCAATGTTGTCGATGTTCTGCGCAACGAACTGAGTTTCGATATCGCCCAGTCCGGCGGGCCCGGCGGGCTGAGCTATCCGCAGATCCGCGGGCTGACCGGTAAGTACATTGTCGTCTTGATCGACGGAGTGAGGGTCAATGACCCGGCTGACGCCAACGGCGGGGCCGGGACGATTTTCAGCCACCTGACAACCGGCGATATCGCGCGCATCGAGGTGATCCGCGGCGCTATGAGTCCGCTTTACGGCTCTAACGCCGCAACTGGCGTGATAAACATTATCACCCGCAAGGGCAGCGGCGACGGGCAGCTCGAACTGGCCTACGAGGGCGGTTCGCTGGCCAGCCACCGGGTCGATTTCGGCTACAGTGTGGCCCAGGCCGGCTGGGCGATCCGCGCCGACCAGAATATCACGGACACCGAAGGCGTCATCGAGGGCGAGAAGTACCGTAACCTGACCACGAGTGTCAAGTTCGGTTACGCGAGCGGAAGCCTGTTCGAATGGGAAACGCTGCTGCGCTACACCCACATGGAGCAGAATTTTGCCGAATTCAACGAAAATTTCGGCGGTTCTCCCTGGACAATCCAACTGCCCGATCCCAACCAGAAGAACGATTTCGATTACACGACAATCGGCACCAGGATCGGCCATTCGATTTTCGACAACTGGCGCCAGGAGCTCAATTTCGGATTCGGCCGCCGCAACAGGCAGACCGTCGACCCGGACGACGGCCTGCTGGGCCGGATGACCGCGCCGTATGACGGGTTCACGCTCGACTACATGAATTTCTACGATACCGGCCAGAGCGTGCCGGTCTACGACCTTCCGTTCGGCCCAGCCGACTATTCGTTCACCGGAACCAATGTCGATATCGACTACCGTCACACGGTCACTTACGAAAGCGAAAAAGCCAACAGTATTCTGACCACCGGGTTCGAATACCTCTACCGCGATTACGAACAGAACGGCACCCAGGGAGAACTGACGCGCAACGTGGGCAATGTCGCCGGCTACATTCACAACCAACTGCTGCTGGCCGAGGATGCGCTGAGTGTCAATACGGGCCTTCGTGTCGACGAGCATCAGGAGTCGGGCGGCTCGACAACCGGCAGCGCCGGTTTCGCCTACGACTGGCGCAGGATCGGGCTGGTGCTGCGGGCGAATATCGGCAGCGCCTACCGGGCGCCGTCAATCTACGAGCTATACACGGCGTCGCCCTACGTGGTGGGCAACCCCGGTCTCAATCCCGAGGAAAGCACCAGCTGGGAATTCGGGTTCGAAAAGTATTCCTGGGAGGGCAAGTTCAAGCTGACCGCAGCCACCTGGCATACGGAGATTACGGACGCGATCATTTTCGAGACCGACCCATCCACGTACATCACCACATACGTCAACGCCGACGAGGCCCGCAGCGATGGTGTCGAGGTTAGCATTACCACCGCTCTCCGTCCCGACTGGCTTGTCGGGCTGAACTACACCTATACCGACAGCCGGAAGTATGTCAAGGCGGACGATTCCTGGTCGCGGATGATCCAGGTGCCGTATAACAAGTTCAATCTGAACCTCACCTGGCTCTACAGGGATTGTTCGCTGAGCGTTGACTGCTACTGGGTCGACGACACCCGGCTTCGCTGGAACAATATCGACCGCCTCGACAGCTATTTCAAACTCGACCTCACCGCCCGCGCTCCGTTGGGAGAGCATCTCGAATTCTCGTTCCGGGTCCGCAACATGCTGGACGAGGATTACTGGGAATCCTACGGTATGCTTGAGCCTGGAGTTGCCGTGTTCGGCGGGTTGAGTCTGAAATACTGA